A single region of the Lotus japonicus ecotype B-129 chromosome 4, LjGifu_v1.2 genome encodes:
- the LOC130710221 gene encoding pentatricopeptide repeat-containing protein At1g05670, mitochondrial yields the protein MKRSAISSYFFHRAMGSITPTCSIARFSYSSTSSSGCSTSTVTRPFPDYSPRKPSIADADLVRHVSTTIKRRRSEPLRRVLKPFESKLNPHHLIWVLINIKNDYVLVLDFFNWARSRRDKPSLEALCIVLHIAVASNDLKMAQTLVFEFWATPRLDVHHLFDQFTERLIYTYKDWGAHPLVFDVFFQVLVEAGLLLEAEKLFHKLLSYGIVVSVDSCNLFLTRLCGNFEGKKRAIRVFREYPEVGVSWNTMSYNIVLHSLCQLGKVKEAHNLLMQMEFCGNVPDVVSYGVIISGYCQIGQLEKVLKLMEELQRKGLRPNEYVYNNIIDLLCKNGEVVEAERVLREMTKHGVFPDNVVYTTLISGFCKSGNVSAAHKLFDEMKQKKIVPDFVSYTSMLHGLCKIGKMVEAHKLFSEMLVMGLEPDEVTYTALIYGHCKAGEMREAFSIHNQMVQKGLTPNVVTYTILVDGLCKRGEVDVANELLHEMAGKGLQPNVCTYNTIINGLCKVGNIVQAVKLMEEMDLAGFYPDTITYTTLMDAYCKMREMAKAHELLLIMLDKGLQPTIVTFNVLINGFCLSGMLEDGERLIKWMLDKGIMPNATTFNSLMKQYCIRNNMRATTEIYKGMHARGVMPDSNTYNILIKGHCKSRNMKEAWFLQKEMVEKGFSLTASSYNALIKVFYKRKKFGEARKLFEEMRTQGLVAEKEIYDIFVDVNYEEGNWEITLQLCDEAIEKCLVEKT from the coding sequence ATGAAGCGAAGCGCTATCTCCTCCTATTTCTTCCATCGTGCAATGGGTTCCATCACCCCAACATGTTCGATCGCCAGGTTCTCATAttcttctacttcttcttcGGGTTGTTCAACATCAACAGTTACCAGACCATTCCCTGATTACTCCCCTCGAAAGCCTTCCATCGCCGACGCTGACCTCGTCCGCCACGTCTCCACCACCATCAAACGGCGCCGTTCCGAGCCTCTCCGCCGCGTTCTCAAGCCTTTCGAGTCGAAGCTCAACCCTCATCATCTCATTTGGGTCCTCATCAACATAAAAAACGACTATGTCCTCGTCTTGGATTTCTTCAACTGGGCACGTTCACGCAGGGACAAGCCTTCCTTGGAAGCGCTTTGCATCGTGCTTCACATTGCTGTGGCATCCAACGACCTCAAAATGGCGCAAACCCTGGTTTTTGAGTTTTGGGCTACGCCCCGTTTGGATGTACATCACCTGTTTGATCAATTTACTGAGAGATTGATATACACTTACAAGGACTGGGGCGCACACCCCCTTGTATTTGATGTGTTCTTCCAGGTGCTTGTTGAAGCTGGGTTGCTTCTGGAAGCTGAAAAATTGTTTCATAAGTTGTTAAGTTACGGTATTGTTGTCTCTGTAGATTCTTGTAATTTGTTTCTGACCAGGCTGTGTGGCAATTTTGAGGGAAAAAAGAGGGCGATTCGGGTGTTCAGAGAGTACCCAGAAGTGGGTGTTTCTTGGAACACCATGTCATATAATATTGTTCTTCATTCCCTTTGTCAGTTGGGCAAGGTTAAAGAAGCACATAATTTGCTCATGCAGATGGAGTTTTGTGGAAATGTCCCTGATGTTGTAAGTTATGGCGTTATAATTAGTGGGTATTGTCAAATTGGACAGCTAGAAAAGGTCTTGAAACTTATGGAGGAGTTGCAGAGGAAGGGATTGAGACCAAATGAATATGTTTATAATAACATAATTGACCTTCTTTGTAAGAATGGTGAAGTAGTTGAAGCAGAGAGAGTCTTGAGGGAGATGACTAAGCACGGGGTTTTTCCTGATAATGTAGTTTATACAACTCTCATCAGTGGTTTCTGCAAGTCTGGGAATGTTTCAGCTGCACACAAACTATTTGATGAAATGAAGCAAAAGAAAATAGTTCCTGATTTTGTGTCATATACTTCCATGCTTCATGGGCTTTGTAAAATTGGAAAGATGGTAGAAGCACACAAACTGTTTAGTGAAATGTTGGTGATGGGGTTGGAACCAGATGAAGTTACTTATACTGCGCTTATTTATGGGCATTGTAAGGCTGGGGAAATGAGAGAAGCTTTTTCTATTCACAACCAGATGGTTCAGAAAGGTCTGACTCCAAATGTTGTCACCTATACTATATTAGTTGATGGCCTGTGTAAGCGTGGAGAGGTAGATGTAGCCAATGAGCTTCTTCATGAAATGGCTGGCAAGGGCCTTCAACCAAACGTTTGCACATATAACACAATTATCAATGGTCTTTGTAAGGTAGGAAATATAGTGCAAGCAGTAAAACTCATGGAAGAAATGGATCTGGCAGGGTTTTATCCCGACACTATTACATACACTACACTCATGGATGCGTATTGTAAAATGAGGGAAATGGCTAAGGCTCATGAGCTGCTGCTGATTATGCTTGATAAAGGACTTCAACCTACAATTGTTACATTCAATGTACTAATAAATGGGTTTTGCTTGTCAGGGATGTTGGAAGATGGTGAAAGACTAATCAAATGGATGTTAGATAAAGGTATAATGCCAAATGCCACAACATTCAATTCTCTTATGAAGCAGTACTGCATTAGAAATAACATGCGTGCCACTACTGAGATTTATAAGGGTATGCATGCTCGAGGAGTGATGCCTGACAGTAACACCTATAATATTCTGATTAAAGGGCATTGTAAATCAAGAAATATGAAAGAAGCATGGTTTCTGCAGAAAGAAATGGTTGAAAAAGGCTTTAGTCTCACTGCTTCTTCCTACAATGCTCTTATAAAAGTTTTCTATAAGAGGAAGAAATTTGGTGAGGCTAGGAAGCTATTCGAGGAGATGAGAACACAAGGGTTGGTTGCAGAAAAGGAGATATATGATATTTTCGTTGATGTAAACTATGAAGAAGGGAACTGGGAAATCACTCTTCAGCTTTGTGATGAAGCAATAGAGAAATGTCTTGTTGAAAAGACTTAG
- the LOC130710120 gene encoding PKS-NRPS hybrid synthetase cheA-like yields MLGCEKHGKYVPYRDPDLVEGTRSQKTGCPFRLKGRPRKNGIDRDWRLKVMEGIHNHEPARSLLGHNFVGRLKPGEKEQVEKMTRSWVPPRKMLLTLKENNPSNLTTISQIYGVCKRLRKSLRGGLTEMQHLLKKLDGDKYVHFERHEPGSEVIRDVFWAHPNAIKLFNTFPYVVIMDCTYKTNKYAIPLLEIVGLTSTDKTYSIAFCYIVNEGTDDYVWALECMKSLLADQAMLPKVIVTDRDLALLSAAKQSLPNTTHLLCLWHINKCVLAKCKLYVGTDDFAELVMMKWAEVVDAATVEEFEVKWMQLFNMCKAKYSNFTSYCSTTWLVHKEKFAKAWTNHVMHFGTTTSNRAEGAHASLKKMLRDCKGDLATSWDASHSLTCNRHTEILASFERSIHRIDHIFMFPFYTNIRGFVSNKCLQLIDVEHIRMKSYGGCDCLLRETHGLPCGCELAGYERIPYESIHPFWKRLSWEHVPEPVADTTSNHICGMNHGDMQPEVEALTHYFSSLDTGGQSMVRRKLQAIYCPESSSLCTPAVKIRSKRTLKANEKIPPKNKAIGSLTRDLSGFEHVDREIREAKKVSQPPKKKKRVKKSDTSYFMGHFPAFFHPYIQTVQNVEDDGNCGYRAVAALLGLPSGEESWLWVRAALIEELERHRGLYDEMWSRHVVNALHSRLTLPSGDPATDDKWMQLPEMGYLVATRFQVVFISISSTGCWSYLPLRGEGPPDVHHVIAVGHVINHFVQLHLTPGHSMPPIALQWERYVDPTSVSWCAPYGTRLGRFTSEFEAWLVTFGVPLSHQSYVDITSD; encoded by the exons atgttggggtgcgagaagcatggtaaatatgttccttatagagaccctgaccttgttgaagggacgagatcacaaaagacaggttgtccttttagactaaaaggacgacctaggaaaaatggcatagatagagattggcggctaaaggtgatggaaggtatacacaaccatgaaccagctaggtcactacttgggcacaattttgttggtcgtctaaaacccggagagaaggagcaagtggaaaaaatgacaaggagttgggttccaccgagaaagatgttgttgactttgaaggaaaacaatccttcaaacttgactaccatatctcagatttatggtgtttgcaagaggttaagaaaatccctccgcgggggattgacagaaatgcaacacttgttgaagaagttggacggtgacaagtatgtccactttgaaagacatgagcctggatcggaagtcattagagatgtattttgggctcatccaaatgctatcaaattgttcaacacattcccgtatgtagtgattatggattgcacatacaagacaaacaaatatgcaattcccttgcttgagattgttggactgacttccacagataagacatactccatagccttttgctacattgttaatgagggcacagatgactacgtttgggcactggagtgtatgaagtctctattagctgatcaagccatgttgcctaaggtgattgttactgacagggatcttgccttattgagtgctgctaagcaaagccttcctaacactacacatttattatgcttgtggcacatcaacaagtgtgttttggcaaagtgcaaactctatgttggcacagatgattttgctgagttggttatgatgaagtgggcagaggtggtggatgctgcaacagttgaagaatttgaagtgaaatggatgcaattgtttaatatgtgcaaggcaaaatacagcaactttacctcctattgttctactacatggttggttcacaaggagaaattcgccaaggcatggacaaatcatgtgatgcactttggaacaacaacaagtaacag ggctgagggtgcacatgccagtttgaagaagatgttacgggattgcaagggtgacctggccacttcatgggatgcgtcgcatagtttgacatgtaatcgacatactgaaatattagcatcgtttgagcgcagtattcacagaattgatcacattttcatgttcccattttacacaaatattagaggatttgtgtcaaacaaatgcctgcagctcatcgacgttgaacatataagaatgaagtcctacggcggatgcgattgcttgttgagagagactcatggactaccttgcggttgtgaacttgcag gttatgaaagaattccatatgagtcaattcatccattctggaagagactgagttgggagcatgtacctgaacctgttgcagatactaccagcaaccatatttgcggcatgaaccatggagatatgcaaccagaagttgaggcattgacacattatttcagttctttggatactggagggcagagtatggtaaggaggaagcttcaagcgatctattgtcctgaaagcagttcacTTTGTACTCCTGCGGTTAAGATAAGGTCCAAGCGCACTCTTAAGGCGAATGAGAAAATACCACCCAAGAAtaaagcaataggatccttgactcgtgatctttcaggttttgaacatgttgatagggagatcagagaggcaaagaaggtttcacaaccaccaaagaagaagaagcgtgtgaagaagtctgatacaagctatttcatgggtcattttccagcctttttccacccatatatacaaacagttcagaatgttgaggatgatggtaactgtggctatagagccGTTGCTGCATTACTCGGACTACCATCAGGTGAGGAAAGTTGGTTATGGGTTAGGGCAGCGTTGATAGAAGAACTTGAACGACACAGAGGGttgtatgatgaaatgtggTCCAGACATGTGGTTAATGCCTTACATTCCCGACTCACTCTTCCTTCTGGTGATCCGGCTACCGATgataaatggatgcaactgccagagatgggataccttgtagcaaccaggttccaagtGGTTTTCATATCCATCTCCTCTACGGGTTGTTGGTCATACCTTCCACTAAGAGGAGAAGGTCCACCGGATGTACATCATGTTATAGCTGTTGgtcatgtgataaatcactttgtacag ctccatctaactcctggacattctatgccgccaattgctctccagtggGAACGGTATGTTGATCCTACATCAGTAAGCTGGTGCGCCCCATATGGTACACGTTTAGGCAGATTCACATCAGAATTCGAAGCTTggcttgttacttttggtgttcctcttagtcaccaaagctatgtagacatcacctcagattga